The stretch of DNA TGAGAAGTGTAATGAGGATGTTGGATGGAAACGTGAATATGACGGGTAATGAATAGTAAGGTATTATACAGGTTATGACGGAGTATCGTAGTGTAGTGATAAATATGGAGCAGTATTTGTAGTCAAATGTTGGAGTAAGTAATGGTGAGGAAAAACCTCAGCGCAATGGTTACATTcctggtacagtacatacactgATGGCAATAAATCATAAGTCATATTCAATATATAAGTGGGGGGCCCAGCCTCCCTGGTAGTCTAATTAATGACAAAGTCATTCTCTGCGGTGAAAATGTTCATTCCGTAGGGGTCTTTTCGTCGTCCCTCGATGATGGGCTTGAGGCCCTTGTTGAAATTGAGGATGCACACAACGGACAGAGCTATGGTGGCGGtcaccagaaacagagTGATGGCTGCAAAGATGGTAAGTGACTTGCGAACCgcctcgtacttgtattccTGGGCAGGGTCGTAAATGCGCACAAGCTTGAAGATGAAGTATGCCATGCCggcaagaaggaagaaCTGCATGACCAGCATGCCGATTttgttttccttcttgacgaacagagacagcagaaagagaaagacaATGGTGAGCGGCACGACAGCGATTGTCAGGCCAAACTCCACATCCTTAACGTTGAGTACGACCACGATGAACTGGACAGTGAAGcccaggaagaagaagaagtcgaACTTCAAGATGGACATGAAAATTTCGTACTGCATCCATCGTCGTCTCATGACGAGATCCGCTCCCACGTTTCGGTAGGTGATCCAGCCTAGCTCAGCCTTGAGCTTGAAGGCACAGATACACACTATGATGAACGCCAGTCCAATGACACAGGGTACAGCGACTAGGAAGGCCTTGATGAGAGCCCAGCTCGTGGAGTCAAAAGCGGATCTTTCTGTGAGATCATTTATGGCTGTGTACATTTGGTCGTAGGCAATAGCTCCATAGACAACCAGCAGAGCCATGAAAACGCAGATGCCGTAAATCTCCATGATGTTTTGTTTCCATAGCGACAGGTAAGACAGAATGCAGACGAATATCTCAGCGAAAATGTACAGCGCCAGGTAGACGGCAATGGATCGCGAGTTTGACGATGACGGaatgtccttgttgaggttcttTTGAAACTGGGCGAAAATGAAGCCCTCGAAAGCCAACACTATGAGCGCCTGTACAAGGATGGTAGCGAAGAAGATTTTGGCGAACCGCGAAACCAGCA from Yarrowia lipolytica chromosome 1D, complete sequence encodes:
- a CDS encoding uncharacterized protein (Compare to YALI0D08360g, weakly similar to uniprot|O13938 Schizosaccharomyces pombe Hypothetical protein), which gives rise to MLGRSYEQSIERFDTYETSYDAVSSTKDDLVLMERPLSLNEYYHSERLDPRYAPAAKEQSRVEKLLVSRFAKIFFATILVQALIVLAFEGFIFAQFQKNLNKDIPSSSNSRSIAVYLALYIFAEIFVCILSYLSLWKQNIMEIYGICVFMALLVVYGAIAYDQMYTAINDLTERSAFDSTSWALIKAFLVAVPCVIGLAFIIVCICAFKLKAELGWITYRNVGADLVMRRRWMQYEIFMSILKFDFFFFLGFTVQFIVVVLNVKDVEFGLTIAVVPLTIVFLFLLSLFVKKENKIGMLVMQFFLLAGMAYFIFKLVRIYDPAQEYKYEAVRKSLTIFAAITLFLVTATIALSVVCILNFNKGLKPIIEGRRKDPYGMNIFTAENDFVIN